A window from Sordaria macrospora chromosome 2, complete sequence encodes these proteins:
- a CDS encoding 40S ribosomal protein uS14, with translation MSHESVWNSRPRTYGKGARSCRVCTHSAGLIRKYGLNICRQCFREKANDIGFTKHR, from the exons ATGTCTCACGAATCCGTCTGGAACTCCCGCCCCCGCACCTACGGCAAGGGCGCCCGCTCTTG CCGTGTCTGCACCCACTCTGCTGGTCTCATCCGCAAGTACGGCCTCAACATCTGCCGTCAATGCTTCCGTGAGAAGGCCAACGACATTGGCTTCACCAAG CACCGCTAA